GAGGGCCCTCAGCCATCCTGTCAAGTTCTCTcagcctcttcctcctcctcacatCCAAGGGGCAATCAGACTTTTACAGTTATACCTTCTCAGGTGCTTCTAAATCCATGCCCTTGGGCCCTCCCACCCACACCCTGCTTGTTCTAATAGCCTCTAAGAGCCCTTCCCCCCCAGGCTCTCCCCTCTCTAAGCCACTCTTCCACAGTTTCTGGACTGTCTGAACCACACAGACTGCACTGCTCTGCAGCTCACTGGGACCTATGTTATAAACCACTAACTCTCAACACCAGCCTTCAAGGCCCTCAACAGCCAGACTCCCACCAGTCCTCCCAGCTTCCACATCTCCGCTAGGCCAGATCACGCTCCTCGACATTTAACCACACTCAGCTaaaattcattccttcttcctcctgaTGAATCCTTCTGTCTTTCAAGGGACCCTTCAACCCCACATCCCCGGTGAAATCTTCCCTGCTCCTCAGAGCCCACAATGACTCCCTTCCGAGCACCTCTGGGATCTGAACCTGGAGCTTCAGAGCTGGGTCTCTGTCTGAGTCCAGCCTGCCCGCCCCAGGAGACACTCACAGACAAGACCTACTTCTCTTCCATATCATTTTCATCACTGCCATCAGAGTGGATGTTCATACAGCGCTTACTCTGTGCTTACTTTgtgtactgtgctaaacactttatgattttgatctcatttgatccacgaacaaccctgggaggtagatgatCTTAGTATTcccatttaaagatgaggaaactgagacaaacatcaattcagtgactttcccagggtcacacagctaggaagcaccTGAGGTAAGGCTTGAACCCAGGACTACAGgctcagtgctctaaccactggaCCACCAGCGGCTCAAGACTGGGTGCAGAAGTAGTaccagtaaatgcttgttgaatgggCAGTTGAGCGGGCAGCTGAATGGATTGGACAGATGGTGATGAGGAGATGGTAGGTGGGTGAGGAAATGGGTGAATAGAGAGGATGATCAATGCACAGATGAGCTAATGGATGGAGAGGTGAATGAACTTAGGAACGAGTCAGGGCTCAGAAGATAAACTGTGGAGGGGAAACCACCCCCCAAACAGACCCACGACTCCCTAAGCAGGGCTCCAGGAAGGCCAGATAATAGGTGTGCCCTCCTCACAGCTCAACTCTGGTTTCTCCATCTGAGGGTTCCAAGAGAAAGCTGTCCTTTCCACAGAAAGCAGCTAATTAacatctctcctcctctctctcccctgccCTTTTCCTACCTTTTCCCACCCTCCATTCTCATTGGTCTCTCCTCACAGGACCCCTGGGACTCCCTGCTCAGAATTTTGGTTGAAAGTGCTCTCTCatgaatgaattgggcatgcaattaaaaaagctagaaaaagaatggatttaaaatccccaattaaataccatatttgaaattctgaaaataaaaggggagagtaataaaactgaaaaaaaaactattttactaacaaaactaagagttggttttatgaaaaccaacaaaagagataaatctttagttaatttgattagaaaaaagaaagaagaaaataaaattgctagtatcaaaaaatgaaaagggtgaactttccatCATAGGGGAGGAAACTAGAGCAagaattaggagctattttgcccaactgtatgccaataaatctgataatctaaatgaaatgggtgaatacttacaaaaacatAAGATTGCCCAGATTGACAGAGCAGTAAATCAATCACTTAAATaatgccattttagaaaaatgatattgaataagctattaatcaacttcctatgAAATTGCTCCCTCACCTTTTTAGACAGGAAGCTGGTCTTCCTTCCCAGCAGCTCCTGCTCAAAAATACTAGCCCTGACTCCTGACACTATGTGTCAAATCAGCCcattctgcattttttttcctagtcccCATTGCTGGAGTCACTTCTGGAGTTCATACGAGGGACTATGGGCATATCCCAACTGTTCTGGGTCTGTTTTCTCATTGGCACAAACACTTGCCCTCCCTTTTTTACGGGATGCTGTAAGAAACTTTAAGGTGCTATTATTTATGGGGACTGTTATTTCTTTTGCTAATGCTGGTCACCTCCCCAACCATACTGTCCTCCTTGCCAATAGCTCTTCCATTTCTCCAAGCAACAGGGTTTGCAAAGAAGTTTTCTCAAAACAATTCCAAGAGGCACAGAGATATAGGTATAGATTAgccccattttgcagaaaagCAAACTCAAAAGATGGTAAAAACCTCACCCAAAGCAGCCTAGCGAGTAGGTGACGGAGCCAGGATTCCCGCCTGCCTCCTGCCTAGTCCCAGCCTCGTCTCCACATCTCACCACGCTTATCACACaaacctccctcccctagactcCTGCCTCCTACTACTCATGGGCCCCCAGAAGATGCGGGTGTCCCCTGGCTCTGAGCCCACCCCTGTGGCCCTTCCCAGGTCACCTCCTTGTACTGAGTCACATCTCTGTAAATGTCCGTGTCTGGCACCTGCCCCAGGATAGAGTAATGAGGTCTGTGGGGGAGAGACGGAGAAGGAGAGATCAAGAAAGACATAGGCATCAGAGTCTGCAGGAGCTCCTCATTCTGCAGGCCCCCCCCCCCGCCACATACACACTCAGCTGGATCACCCTTAGCACTGGGCTCTCCTGGGGAGGGGGCACGGAGTGAGTAGGGGACACTGCCCGTCCTGcccctcacacacactcacagttgAGTGCGGAAGATAACAGTGACCAGGGAAAAGGCCACAGCAACAGCCAGACCAATGTCCAGGTTCAACAGGATAGTGGCCACAAAGGTTACCAACCAGATCATCTGTGGGGAAGGAAGTGAGGAGGTCAGGAAGTCCCCCCCACGACCACACGACCTCTCTACATCCCCTCACCACATCCCCGCCTCATTCCCATTCTCTCCTGGCCATTCCTCCCCACTTCCAACCCTGATATCcagcctccctctttcccctctctcctccccttcttcccatccCCCCCATTTTCTGGCTTGCCCTCATACCTTTTCCTCCCCAtacctccctctccttccccctcccctcaccAGGTCCACCCTATTGGCTTTCCACAGATAGCAGATATCAGAAAATTGGATGAACATGCCCTTGAGGTTGACAATGATGATAGCAGCCAGGACGGCCTGGGTGGGGAATGAGCAAAGGGGGAAGGGGACGAGGGGTTAGTCCAGGCAATTCAGACAGCCACACTAGTCCTAACCAAGCCCCTACAGGTCCCAAAACTGACTCCACCAACCCTGCATCTGACCCCCAAATCCCCTCTGTGAGGAGGGGATAGGAATAAGACTTACTTTGGGAAGGTTATAAAAAAACTCCCCCAACTTGACAATGACAACGAGGATGAGAAGGGAGGAGATGATCGCGGCAACCTGAGCACAGATGAGAAGGGTGGAGATGGGACCTCTAAAACCCTCATCATCACTTCTTCAACTGGCTAAGCCACTCTCCACTCTCCCCTTCGTGTCCCCCAAGTCCTTCTCATATCCATGGGTTCTCCCTTTTCTTcaacttgctttttttcccccttttttccaaatttcatttttttcaaattaacaatcatgtctttcctcttcctccaatgtcctcatcccccccaaaaaaacccccaaaaccacCTTCCTGACAAATGTGCACAGACAAGCCAAACAAACCCCCACCATGGACTATGCTCTCCATGCAACTCAGCCCACTCTGCCCAACACACTCCCCTCCTACCTGTGTGTTCCCCCCTGAGCCTTCTTGCACCAAGCTCCGGGACATGGAACTGCTTATGGGGAAACACTGAAAAAAGCTGCCAAAGAAATTACTGAGACCCAGGGCAATCAGTTCCTAGGGAGATTGGAGAGGTGGGGAGGAGGTTATTAGATTCAGTGGCAGTTCCAACTGGGAGCCCTCCACCCAGGGCCCCCTTCCATCTTCTGGGCTTCCCCAGCACCCAGAAGGGGCTCCCCAAGCCCCCGACGCACCTGGTTGTTGTCCACCGCGTAGCCGTGCTTCATTCCAAAGATCTTGCCAAGAGAGATGGCGATGGCGTAGCCCACCACGGCGATGGCGAACGCATTCCCCACAATCTTTTCAAAGAACTGGCGGTCGGGCACCCGGGGAGGCTCCAGCCTGGGAAAGGAAGCACAGGACCTCCATCCTCAGACCTTTTCTGTCCCAAACCACTGGACCCCCCCCCCAAACCAAACCAAGCCCAAGAGAGGGAGGGCCAAGGACAGGGAGTTTCACTCCAATACCAATCTGGGCGGGGGCACTGAGGAGGAAGAGTGGGGCAGGGCAGAGCCAGGACTAGTCCTGGGAAAGGGAAAGTCCACCCAGGGCCCTGCTAGTCCCTCACCTTGCAGGGATTTCACCCACGATGCCCACCCCAAAGTTGTCCTTCAGGCCGACTCCATAAGAGATGGCAGTGGCTCCGATGagctgggagggagggaaggagcagGAGGCAACGTCAGAGCTCACACCCAGAGCTGGAAGGACCTCAGCGCAGCCCTCTTGTTTACAGTTGAGCAACTGAGGCCCACTGAAGCTAAGGGACCGGCCCAGGGTCCCAGAAATAGTCAGCGGCAGAGGTgcgatttgaactcatgtcctgaGTCCTGTGTGAGCAGTCTTCCTTCTTTTGTGGGAGGTCCTGGCTCTCCAAGGGTCAGAAGAAAACTCTTCCTCTTCGGCCAGAGTCCACTGGGTCAGCAGCCCTGCCTTGGTCTTTCCAGGCCTCCACCCCACCCCTCACAATATCCCCCCAAAAAGAGTGCTGGGCTGCTTCCATTTTACAGCAAGGAAGAGCAAGATGGCAGGAGGGGCCCAAGCTCCATCAGCAGATCCGTATGACTAGGACTCTGGGCCCCCAGCTCCTTACACACCCCAAGggcctccctttccctcccctgtACCATGAAGAGTTCGGCCGGTATAGGTACGGGCAGCTTCCGGCCCAGTTTCTGGTTCAGCATCTTCATGGCAAAGAGTAGGACAGAAGCTATGAGGGCGGTGACTACGGTGCCCACTTTGCTTTTTGGCAACTTCCAGAGGATATCCAACACTATCTGTGGAACGCAGTGGGAGGTGAAGGGGCTTCCCTGCTCCCCGGCCCCCGGCCCCTCCCAAAACCTGTGCCCCAGGGCCTCCGGCTCCCTCCCAGTGACTCACATAGATCATGGACAGGGGTCCCGAGTAGTCCTGAGTATCCAGGCCAAACACATGCTTGAGCTGGGACACAAGCACCTGGAAGGAGGCGGCTGTGGTGTAGCCCCGCACCAGCGGCTCTGATAGGTAGGTCACCACGAAGCCAAACTGTAGGAGGCCCAGTCCAACCTAGATCCGGAGAGACAAGTGAGCAGGGGACCAAGGTATAGTGAAACAGATGGACCGCTGGTCAGAAGCAGGCGGTCAGGGGCACAGAGACCGCAGGCTCGCAGCCAACGAGCAAGGCACTGACCAAGAGGTGGGCAATCTTGGGCAGGACTGGGCAGAAAGAAGGGAAGGCCAGAGTTAGGCAAGGAAGTCAAGAAGGCCAGATTATGGGCACCCAGACAGTGGGCACCTGGACAGCGGGCAACCAAACAAACTTCCAGCTTACCTGGAAAACTCCCACCAGCAGGCTCAGGGCAGAGGCCACTTGCACCCGGGCATCATCTCTGGCCGTCACATTTATTGTGCTGTTCTCAGGGTCCAGGAAGGCACTATTGGGAGCCAGGGTCTCCGTCACACTGCCCACCATCACTGACACAACGGCAAAGGTCCCTGTGGACCAGAGACCACAGGGGAAGTCTCACTGCAGGAATCCCAGGGGCTGCCCTCGGCCCTCGGGAGACCTTTGGGCAGACAGGAGAGGCAGGGCTCTGGAAACCCACAGCTGGAGATGCCAGCAGAGGGACATAGGACATGAGAATCAGGGCGTGGGGGGCCTCTACAACAGGCCCTCAGGgccagggaggaggaggagttcaTGCCTGATTAGAAGGAGAGGGATGGTCCAGTCAAGCTCTGGAGACCCCACTTACCCACAGAAATGTGCCGGGAGGTACCAAATAAAAAGTAGATAAAGATGGGGTAGAAAGAGGTATAGAGGCCAAAGACCGGGGGCAGCCCAGCTAGGAGGGCATAGGCCAGTCCTGGAGAAGGCAAGAAGGAGGCCACGTCAGTGCCATCCCCACCCCCCACAGCCATGGCCCGGGATGCTACGGGCACCGCCCTCCACCTGCACTTGCACCCCTGGGCCAGGCCCCCTTCAAACTGCCCGCCCTCCTCCTCGCTTCTGAGGCTCATAGCCCAGTGGGAACTGCGCTGCCAAGCTGTCTGCCCATCCCAACTCGCCCTGTGGCAGCTGCACGATGCCCACGCTGAGGCCAGACAGAAAGTCCCCTAGCAAAAACTCGCGCACTGGGTACTGGGGCAGCCAGCCGAGGATGGGCAGGAAGCGACGGAGGGTAGCCCAGGCTATGGCCCTTGAACACCTGTCAGGAAGAAGGGGTTTGGGGTGAAGACGGAGTCActgcttctccctcctctccctgccTGCTCTAGGTTTCCCTTAAGTAGAACAGACAGAAAAATTACCCCTTGGAGAGAGAGATCTTTGGAAAATCAAGGGGAGGTCAGAGGGACAAATAGATGAGGAAtaaggataaaagacagatggatCAATGGTCACTGCCAGAGAGGCAAAGAGCAAGAGGCCCAAAGAGAGGAACCCAGGGGAACAGCTGGCTCCCCTCAGTATGTTCAGGTGCTGGGCCGTGGGGGAAGCGCATGGTGCTGCTGACTCCCCCGCTCCCCGCACTCTCCAACCTAGGCCGGACACGCCATCGGGAAGGCTTCGGGCTTCGGCTCCTCTGCCC
This sequence is a window from Sminthopsis crassicaudata isolate SCR6 chromosome 1, ASM4859323v1, whole genome shotgun sequence. Protein-coding genes within it:
- the SLC26A6 gene encoding solute carrier family 26 member 6 isoform X1 — protein: MEKPELDPGPLQYDYHVDRRVLNEQELEQTGQRSRSPKPSRWRVRPRCSRAIAWATLRRFLPILGWLPQYPVREFLLGDFLSGLSVGIVQLPQGLAYALLAGLPPVFGLYTSFYPIFIYFLFGTSRHISVGTFAVVSVMVGSVTETLAPNSAFLDPENSTINVTARDDARVQVASALSLLVGVFQVGLGLLQFGFVVTYLSEPLVRGYTTAASFQVLVSQLKHVFGLDTQDYSGPLSMIYIVLDILWKLPKSKVGTVVTALIASVLLFAMKMLNQKLGRKLPVPIPAELFMLIGATAISYGVGLKDNFGVGIVGEIPARLEPPRVPDRQFFEKIVGNAFAIAVVGYAIAISLGKIFGMKHGYAVDNNQELIALGLSNFFGSFFQCFPISSSMSRSLVQEGSGGNTQVAAIISSLLILVVIVKLGEFFYNLPKAVLAAIIIVNLKGMFIQFSDICYLWKANRVDLMIWLVTFVATILLNLDIGLAVAVAFSLVTVIFRTQLPHYSILGQVPDTDIYRDVTQYKEAKEVPGIKIFSCSATLYFANAEFYRKALKTKIGLDVDRLLSKKKKLIKKQKWKAKKLQKEENQQKKTAVQIVPLESSEAREVNLKIEEMEMENAREPGIQDGSAKQPDGAVAKDQEGTFTLEMLDLPKPPFHTLILDLGAFNFVDTVCIKTLKNIFRDFQEIEVNVYLAGCHGTMISQFESGNFFGDSITKSHLFVSIHDAVTFALMQSKLQSPNMVVATRM
- the SLC26A6 gene encoding solute carrier family 26 member 6 isoform X2 — translated: MEKPELDPGPLQYDYHVDRRVLNEQELEQTGQRSRSPKPSRWRVRPRCSRAIAWATLRRFLPILGWLPQYPVREFLLGDFLSGLSVGIVQLPQGLAYALLAGLPPVFGLYTSFYPIFIYFLFGTSRHISVGTFAVVSVMVGSVTETLAPNSAFLDPENSTINVTARDDARVQVASALSLLVGVFQVGLGLLQFGFVVTYLSEPLVRGYTTAASFQVLVSQLKHVFGLDTQDYSGPLSMIYLIGATAISYGVGLKDNFGVGIVGEIPARLEPPRVPDRQFFEKIVGNAFAIAVVGYAIAISLGKIFGMKHGYAVDNNQELIALGLSNFFGSFFQCFPISSSMSRSLVQEGSGGNTQVAAIISSLLILVVIVKLGEFFYNLPKAVLAAIIIVNLKGMFIQFSDICYLWKANRVDLMIWLVTFVATILLNLDIGLAVAVAFSLVTVIFRTQLPHYSILGQVPDTDIYRDVTQYKEAKEVPGIKIFSCSATLYFANAEFYRKALKTKIGLDVDRLLSKKKKLIKKQKWKAKKLQKEENQQKKTAVQIVPLESSEAREVNLKIEEMEMENAREPGIQDGSAKQPDGAVAKDQEGTFTLEMLDLPKPPFHTLILDLGAFNFVDTVCIKTLKNIFRDFQEIEVNVYLAGCHGTMISQFESGNFFGDSITKSHLFVSIHDAVTFALMQSKLQSPNMVVATRM
- the SLC26A6 gene encoding solute carrier family 26 member 6 isoform X3, coding for MSRSWNRQGRGAEARSLPDGVSGLGLAYALLAGLPPVFGLYTSFYPIFIYFLFGTSRHISVGTFAVVSVMVGSVTETLAPNSAFLDPENSTINVTARDDARVQVASALSLLVGVFQVGLGLLQFGFVVTYLSEPLVRGYTTAASFQVLVSQLKHVFGLDTQDYSGPLSMIYIVLDILWKLPKSKVGTVVTALIASVLLFAMKMLNQKLGRKLPVPIPAELFMLIGATAISYGVGLKDNFGVGIVGEIPARLEPPRVPDRQFFEKIVGNAFAIAVVGYAIAISLGKIFGMKHGYAVDNNQELIALGLSNFFGSFFQCFPISSSMSRSLVQEGSGGNTQVAAIISSLLILVVIVKLGEFFYNLPKAVLAAIIIVNLKGMFIQFSDICYLWKANRVDLMIWLVTFVATILLNLDIGLAVAVAFSLVTVIFRTQLPHYSILGQVPDTDIYRDVTQYKEAKEVPGIKIFSCSATLYFANAEFYRKALKTKIGLDVDRLLSKKKKLIKKQKWKAKKLQKEENQQKKTAVQIVPLESSEAREVNLKIEEMEMENAREPGIQDGSAKQPDGAVAKDQEGTFTLEMLDLPKPPFHTLILDLGAFNFVDTVCIKTLKNIFRDFQEIEVNVYLAGCHGTMISQFESGNFFGDSITKSHLFVSIHDAVTFALMQSKLQSPNMVVATRM
- the SLC26A6 gene encoding solute carrier family 26 member 6 isoform X5, with the protein product MSRSWNRQGRGAEARSLPDGVSGLGLAYALLAGLPPVFGLYTSFYPIFIYFLFGTSRHISVGTFAVVSVMVGSVTETLAPNSAFLDPENSTINVTARDDARVQVASALSLLVGVFQVGLGLLQFGFVVTYLSEPLVRGYTTAASFQVLVSQLKHVFGLDTQDYSGPLSMIYLIGATAISYGVGLKDNFGVGIVGEIPARLEPPRVPDRQFFEKIVGNAFAIAVVGYAIAISLGKIFGMKHGYAVDNNQELIALGLSNFFGSFFQCFPISSSMSRSLVQEGSGGNTQVAAIISSLLILVVIVKLGEFFYNLPKAVLAAIIIVNLKGMFIQFSDICYLWKANRVDLMIWLVTFVATILLNLDIGLAVAVAFSLVTVIFRTQLPHYSILGQVPDTDIYRDVTQYKEAKEVPGIKIFSCSATLYFANAEFYRKALKTKIGLDVDRLLSKKKKLIKKQKWKAKKLQKEENQQKKTAVQIVPLESSEAREVNLKIEEMEMENAREPGIQDGSAKQPDGAVAKDQEGTFTLEMLDLPKPPFHTLILDLGAFNFVDTVCIKTLKNIFRDFQEIEVNVYLAGCHGTMISQFESGNFFGDSITKSHLFVSIHDAVTFALMQSKLQSPNMVVATRM
- the SLC26A6 gene encoding solute carrier family 26 member 6 isoform X4 — translated: MSRSWNRQGRGAEARSLPDGVSGLGTFAVVSVMVGSVTETLAPNSAFLDPENSTINVTARDDARVQVASALSLLVGVFQVGLGLLQFGFVVTYLSEPLVRGYTTAASFQVLVSQLKHVFGLDTQDYSGPLSMIYIVLDILWKLPKSKVGTVVTALIASVLLFAMKMLNQKLGRKLPVPIPAELFMLIGATAISYGVGLKDNFGVGIVGEIPARLEPPRVPDRQFFEKIVGNAFAIAVVGYAIAISLGKIFGMKHGYAVDNNQELIALGLSNFFGSFFQCFPISSSMSRSLVQEGSGGNTQVAAIISSLLILVVIVKLGEFFYNLPKAVLAAIIIVNLKGMFIQFSDICYLWKANRVDLMIWLVTFVATILLNLDIGLAVAVAFSLVTVIFRTQLPHYSILGQVPDTDIYRDVTQYKEAKEVPGIKIFSCSATLYFANAEFYRKALKTKIGLDVDRLLSKKKKLIKKQKWKAKKLQKEENQQKKTAVQIVPLESSEAREVNLKIEEMEMENAREPGIQDGSAKQPDGAVAKDQEGTFTLEMLDLPKPPFHTLILDLGAFNFVDTVCIKTLKNIFRDFQEIEVNVYLAGCHGTMISQFESGNFFGDSITKSHLFVSIHDAVTFALMQSKLQSPNMVVATRM